The Glycine soja cultivar W05 chromosome 4, ASM419377v2, whole genome shotgun sequence genomic sequence ACACCCTCAATGTAAAAGCAAGCAAGGGGATGTTTCCTGGAAACGGAGGGTTGAGTGCCTGCAAACAAAAGTATCtcaattcttgttttttttttttttttttttttaagttgagtATTCATACAAACTTTTACATCCAAAGATACTTTTAGGAAGTAatcaaatatgacttcaaattgattttattcttaAACATACTTTTAGAACATTTTACtaaaaattcaaacatatcCTTTGTTGTTGGCTTTGCCGTTAAAGAGGAGACGATAACTTTGTTCGATATTGCTGCTATGCATATCAATCATGCCCTCAATTTCACGGTGTCAGTTAAGGGAATGCACGTCTTaagaaaatcattatttatactaatttttaagataaaataattttatctgactaaaatatctttattacatactaaaatatctttattgctaagaataattttttatataagaaactcTAATGTTTGGATTTCTTGTTGTTTCTCAGTAAAATTctgagttttttttatgaataacatGACACTGTGCGACTACAAAAAATGATGCGGGGGCTACAAAAAGATGATTAAGAAATTCATATGAATTTCTTGCATTGGAGATGCTCTAAGATTAATaatgagagaaaaataatttattttttatattaaaataaattaaatgtaacatatatatatatatatcataaataaaatagtgtatattttaaaatgaaaaaggaaaaataatttaaatatctataaaaaaagataaaatttaatttcataaatttataaaattaatagtacatatttaaaatttgtcgtcaataattgaaaatgatgctagaaaaaaaatgaaactatttATATTGTAGCAGTAATAGACTATAAGAGAAGAGACACTTCATGTCTCACTGactctccattttttttttaataacaaaaagttATAATGaggattatataaaattaagtgatttacgaaagtaattataaaaataaaatataaaaaaatagtaatccaTAGTGTAATTATAGGAATAAAAATGTTTacaccaaatttttttattctctttgtaTATAGATagattaaaatatgatatatacTGATCTTTCAAGGAAATAGTATGTATTttagaatgagaaagaaaaaagtatacTTTATGTCTCTTTTGAAAAAAAGCTAAATATAATTTCCTCGATTATACTTATTTCGTGAAAcaagcatttaaaaaatatagttggtCCGTACTTAATGTGAGAAAAAGGTCCCACCGAGATTTGAACTCGGGTTACTGGATTCAGAGTCCAATGTCCTGACCACTAGACCATGGGACCTTATTGTTGATGTATTTATGACTAATATATCTCTACAGATCTATCTCTCTTGCACATACCTTCCCTACTTTTTATTGAAGCGGAAAAAAGACCCTGGTATAATTTTTCATCCCTATGATATAATACATTTTggttttattatgtaaatttcatttttcttattttactaCCTCAAAtagttttaagtttaatttagtAGCGGTCATCAGTTAGGTTCgtcaagtttatttttttaacaataaatattaagttattaattttgttagaaatCGTAAAGTAATGATGTAATAAATTAATGGAGtattatatcattaattaagTGATGACTTAATGgactaatatgaaaaatatatttaaataaataaaaaatttatcttttgacATTGCATTAATTTAAGGGCGAAGAACTTGCATGCGAGCCCAGGAGGAATCGCCATTAAGGATTGTCATTTATACATGGGGCTTCACTTgagaaatttctttaaaatttagagatacttttaaatatataaattatattataattgaaatttataataaataaatattattgacaatataaattatatttttgatttacaataaatatttatattgtgatgtaatatttttttgattattgatatttaaaaaaaacattgaaatttaagttagaataaaaaaaattaaaaataacagtaAATTGAAAGAGATTAttagtagttaaaaaaaattcctaaatcTATTATTGTTAAAGAAAAACACTGGTTAAAGAATAGTACTGCTACAGGTTTTCATTTAGAATAATTAATTCTAGTTTAAACACTGGATAGCTAACAAAACCCCTATTTGTATACGCGACACAGTGGACACTGAtcttataatttgaattattttgaaaatatggtTGAAGTGGCAATGCAATTAATCTGAAAACATTTAATAACTAAGAACAGGTAGCTATTGTTTCACGTAGTTCGAGTTGGCCTTTATTATTTGGAGCCGAGCTCAATAACTTTCCCACTCTTGTTTGTGGAAACAGACGGAGGGGGATAGTAATACTCCTATCTGTTGTAGAAATAATGTCCTCTGTGCTTTTATTCTAGTAGAAATAAATAgcatctattttttctttctaatcatgttccttattttattaaaactgaTGTAAATGTCACCAACCTGTATGTTTTAGATGCTAGTAAGATTTAGCAATGGAACTGATGCAAATGCCACATTTCAGTTGCATTTGTAGGCCATTAGATTAGAAGTTACTGCAGGTGGAGCTAGTTTAGCTGGTGAAACTAATAGCCAAGTATGAAAAGAGAATGAATATCGCATATTGAAACAAATTGTTTGGTGGTCTGTTACGTTGGATAATCACGTTTACATGGAACACCGACCTAGTCAATTTGTCTTGTAGATATAGAGCCAAGTCTGATCCTTTCACCAAATCACAATAGATAATTATGTTTCAACTTCCAGGACCGTATTTCAATCGCTCCAATTCAAAGCAAAAGACATTTAAATCATGCGTATTTTGTTCACATCTACACAAACCCATTCTATTATTTATTCGCCTATtcttatatgaaataaatttcagTGTCCCTATTTTATTCTCTCTTAATAcacaacactttttttttttttttagaattaaagcGTATATGTTTGGTATTAATTCTGCCCTACTCTAAAAAAATACGCATACAATTCGTCATCCTTAAAACTGAAAGAAAGTTTAACTAATACCATAACTCTGGATTCGTTGAAAAGTGATTATAATAACACCATAGATAAAATAATGGATCAATTTCCTCAGGATTAACATTTAAGAGAAACGTTCctgtaaaaaaacatttaagagAAATGTTAGTCCATCctttttaatacactttttattattagttgaaGCTGATTGAAAATTACAATTCTTTtgtaaatcttaatttttttaactaatttctttctttgtaatttttaataactttgaataataataaaatgtgtattagaaagattttttttttccagagaGAGAGTGTGTAAAACTTAAACCAGGTAAATATCacaatatttgtttttagttcttaaaaaatattttgtttcttattttttatttttttaagaggtttaatttttttttttataatttttaaattcatttcttttagtcattataattaattagtaaattttttaatcttaaagtTTATATCTTAATtctaaaagtatttttactgttcaatttttttaactgttaaataaataattttaacaataaagaccttttaagatttgaaatataaatttaagggacaaaaaatttacttattaattataaaaaataaaatagataaatttaaaaattataaaaaataattaaatgacctttaatttttttataaaaaaagtattagaaGCAGtaccttcttttattttcttatttataaaattaaaaatatctactTTCTTTGTAATTACGTTGCAGCCCCCACGGTGACGACATCAGTGGGCGCGACGAGGGAATGGTGAGAGTGGCATTTGGGTAAATAGAAGCCCATCCGGACCCAAAAAGCAACAAGTGAAATCCTGGGTCTGTCTCTTCTCGCTTTCGCTTTTGTATCCGTTGATGAAAGTTGAAGCCTCACTTTTCCCAATATTCtcgcttcttttcttttctttttcttcttttcatttttcaattctcAAGCAAAGCAACAACTTCACTCGATCACAGTTTCCTCAGCAACAACCAAGCAAACGCCATTAACACATCTTCACTCCTCAGTCAGCTAACAGCAATGGCTGCATCCGCCACCTCCACCGGCGGTGCGCTGCCGGAGCTAACTAACCGAACTCCCTTACTCGGCCTCAAACTCTACGTCCTACTCCTCATTGTAGCTCTAATCGTGATCGCAACGGTGGTCCTGATCCTCGTGTTCGTTCGCCGGAGCCGGAGCTCGAAGAAGCGGAAAATGCGAGTGAAGCACAGCTCCGGCGCGATCCCACTGGTCTCGAAGGAGATCGTGGAGGTGAATACTCTGGAGCTGAAAATCGATCCGAAGAAGAAGGAGGTGGAGATGGAAGAGAGTGCGTCGGTGGAGTCGCCGAACATAGGGTGGGGACGTTGGTATAGCCTCAAGGAGCTTGAGAATGCCACTGAAGGCTTTGCGGAACAGAATGTGATCGGAGAAGGAGGCTATGGGATTGTCTACAAAGGAATTCTCATGGATGGCTCTGTCGTGGCTGTCAAAAATCTTCTCAACAACAAGTATGTATTAATGtcggcattttttttttttcttctttttcctgttTGTGTTTTTCTGCTACGCATGTTTGTGTTTTTCTCACGTTGCCACCGTGGAATTTTTTGTTTGGTAGAAACTGTCTTCTGTTTTGAGATCCTACACTCTTGAATTATAGAACGGGATTAAGCGGAGTTATTTGTGATTATGAGTTGTTAGGCGTGGATCAACTGACAGTGATTTTACTTAACAAGTGATCTTGAATTGGAGTTGCATGTCTATCtgcgttaaatatttaaattgaaaatttcactactcataataattttattggttTGAGCAGAGTTGTCTCTGATACAAAATGCCATCGgtgtaaaaagaaaacaagttgtTTGGGGGGTATTAAGGAGAGTAAATGGTCAATATGTTcttcttctttactttttttatttttatttgtttcggtgatgttattttactttttttttctctgtctaCTTTTGCTTTtcgtttatttattatattgtttgtGATTTTCTGTATCTCAACTTTTTCTTTTGGAGGCATGTTAATTTATCTAAATCCGGAGAATACTTTAGTtcaaagtttaaacaaactaacATGTGTCAGCGGCTGGGATTTAGGTGGGCCAGAGAGAGCTACTGGCAATTAATTAGCAGTAGCTTCATATTACCCTTAATAACATAAATGAACTTCAATCTTCTCTTGTTTTTAACTAGATCGCGGTGATCTCgttagaaagtgagaaataTGACTTTTGTCAAATATAATTAGTGGAtctttttgtttaataaaaacCGTGTTCTTTCTATATCAGAAGAGATCCAAATCTAACAAAAATGGCAGCTACAAATTCGGCATGACATTTGAACTTTAGACTAAGAAGAAAATATGCATATATATCTCTTTCCTGAAATAACGGAACATTTCTTTGATATAATCTTTCTCTCCCCCCGCCATGGCTTATTGAAATTCATGTGTATTGTTTAATTGTAACTAAGGGGTCAGGCAGAGAAAGAGTTTAAGGTGGAGGTTGAAGCCATTGGAAAAGTGAAACATAAGAATTTGGTGGGGTTAGTTGGATATTGCGCAGAAGGTGCTCAAAGGTAAAATATTCTGTTTGCATGCCATACATTACTGTAATTCTTTTCATTTAATGTTCTTTCtaatgaagaaacttttgctgACTATTCAGGATGCTTGTTTATGAATATGTTGACAATGGAACATTGGAACAGTGGCTGCATGGTGATGTAGGACCTGCTAGCCCCTTGACATGGGATATAAGAATGAAGATTGCTGTTGGGACTGCAAAAGGGTGTGTTTATAGAGTTTACTGTCTCTTTTTATTGAACATATATACCTCGAAGTTTCACTCATGCCAGCTACCTCCAAATGTAGTATAATGCTTGACAACaaatatattactattttttacaATAAGTATTTCTAGTCCAACTGTTATTATGCTCCGTTAATATGAAATTTCTAAtaccatatatattttttcatggaGTATTAATTAACCTTCCTGCATTACGAAACAGGCTAGCCTACTTGCACGAAGGATTAGAACCCAAAGTTGTCCACCGAGATGTAAAATCCAGTAACATTCTTTTGGACAAAAAGTGGAATGCTAAAGTATCAGACTTTGGACTGGCCAAGCTCTTAGGGTCTGAGAAAAGCTATGTGACAACGCGCGTAATGGGGACATTCGGGTTTGTTCTTTCTCAAGTCTTGgagttattttttcatttctcttaGTGGAAGTGAATAATACTATTTACCTATATGATTTCATCGTTCATACCACAAATTTCTGCAGATATGTTTCACCTGAGTATGCAAGCACTGGTATGCTTAATGAGGGAAGCGATGTGTATAGTTTTGGGATTCTACTGATGGAGTTAATTACAGGAAGGAGTCCCATTGATTATTCTAGACCACCTGGAGAGGTGATTCAAGGATTTCTCCATATTTTCTTTAATGTATCCCGTGAAAATCCAATGAGTCTtatgtgtgtgttttgtttgtCGTTGTTTCAGATGAACTTGGTTGATTGGTTTAAGGGAATGGTTGCAAGTCGACATGGCGATGAGCTAGTTGATCCATTAATTGATATTCAGCCCTCTCCAAGATCTTTGAAGCGAGCTTTACTGGTTTGTCTGCGCTGTATAGACTTGGATGTCAGTAAGCGACCAAAGATGGGTCAAATTGTTCATATGCTTGAGGCTGATGATTTCCCCTTCCGTTCTGTAAGCCCTATGCCTTGCTTGGCCTCTGTTTTACAAGACAAAACAAAACCCATGTGATGCAGTTCTAACGTTACACAGTTTTGACACTAAATGTCACATCCTAATCTAGGTTATTTCAATGTCATAAATTGATGCTGACTTCCTACCTCactgaaagaaggaaaaaataacaTCACGTTTGTACCCTTGAAATACATGTTTGTGGTTAAGTAGATAAAGTATATCGCATGCTTAACAAACAACTGCACCAATTACAGTGTCAATGGTTGAAAtgttttatcattaattaatgttacaaaaattttaaaatattatctgcAGCCACATATTCTTAGAATAAATTATAGTATAACTTGCTTTCTTTGCTAGGAACTTCGAACAAATAGAGAGAAAGATCCTGCTGCTTCCAGTAAGATTCCATATCCAACCAGGCATGTGGAGCCCGCAGATAAATCAAGCTGGAGATGATTGTCTGTTGTGCTGCTCATGGCAACCTGGAGATCAAACTATTTGTTCCAAcgattttcaatttattatgaaaaagtCAGAAGAGCCGTTGTGCATAAATAGTGTAGTTTCTTCTCTGTAGGTCCgtttgaatatatattttgctGTATTGTATGGCATTGTCTTGTCAAGAAATGAACCTTGTAAATATGAATTTCCCACaacatataaattttatcagTCTACATGAGATAAATATGCTGATATTTATTTAGGGAATTTTTCGTCTGTACTTCATATATTTGGTCTCTCGACTCTTGATCTCATTCATGCATGCCTTTGTGCCACaccatattttatatttttataaacacGTTGTACGTTGTGAAGAATATATTATAAGAAAGAGAGTTTATATGGTGACCCAATAATTTTAAAGGTTTTAATATTGTTAGGTTTTTAACTAATCAAATTACATGtcattctcattattttttttcaaattagttcttgattattatttaaaaaaattaaaattgtaatttttttaaaccaaaaaatatgattaaagataactttaaaagtttgaatcctatttttttttttttttactttgaacactttttatataaaaaaaatattttggggtttagggtttaaaaatttcttattattttttcttaaacataagttttataaaaaaatgttgaaaataaataaagaaattttagCATTTAGACttctaaaattatctttaattatattttctaatttaaaaaggttacaattttaatatttttaaaaaaataatcaaggactaattttaaaaaaacaaaaaattattaaaaagataacatgtaatttgattgattaaaaaattaataatattaaaatctcTTAAATTATTGAGTCCCCATAAAAACTCTCGTATAAGAAAAGGAGgtttcatataatcatatttgcTAACTGAAAGGAACGTGTCGGTAGATTCACAGTGGCATCTGCATTTTGTATTTGCTTCCGTAAAAACAAGTCCAAAGAACAGTCTTCTGCATACAGAATACTTTCACAAAAGTCAACAGTTGTTTCAATCTACCAATGTATTTGGAATTTGTGTATGAAATAATTTACGAAAAATAgtgtattttttcattttatataattaagtaactgcttattttaagattaatggaataattttgaaatgatagtaaattgattacaatagtatttatttttatttcattgtgtgtgggtgtgtgtgtgtgatatttaaaaataaaataaatttattttagctaacttttttaaattgaaaattttccgttaaaatcaaaattgtgctatgttctttagtataaaaatttaaatacgaatgtttataaaatcatagtgtttttttataagacaaaatataaattcatgatggtaatttttattgattaattaataaaaataagtcagataaatgcaaaaatgagTAAGAAAAAGGCGTATAATAAATCTTAAACTCAGGAAATCTCAGTGTAAtttgttgtaaagaaaaatGACCACTACCTTTCTATTGCAAACCATACACAATGGGCTCATTTGAACTGGCCCATTACAACTGCTTTTCAACTGTAAGTAGTTCATAAAATTTGACTGTTAGATCACACTCCAATGgtgatatgatttttttctctatatacGGTTACCTAATTAAAAAGCAAGTAATGGAGTTGTTCCTGTTATGTTTAATGTTCCATTGAAAAGTACTTTATTACACGTTTATCTAGAAATATAAGATGCTTCTTTGCATATGTTCGAAAATTTGTGTCaatgaaaaatcaaatatattgtCGATCATGACACaagaatttttaataaatacacaATAAGGCAAGTTATCTCATTACTGAGTTTCCATGTCCTTGACTTTGACTCACTTAATGAACTGGTCGTGAACACTCAACGTgaaatcaattcaattttgTTAAAGAAAGTAATGCCCTTTCAGAAAGGTCCATGCATTCCATTATTCACATCAAATGTGGATGTTGATTAGAAGTCTCGACATGGGCCAAGTTCGGTAGACTGACTTGATTAACTCAATGCTTAAGTTGAGTAAAGGgctgatgctaggtgcacccagcatgattgctggtgcacccaacattttttaaaaattccatAAATGCCCCTTGgtgtattttcttatttaaaaaggTTGGTGTACAGTGGTTGCCACTGTTGTGATATGCTTAATTAATATCAATCAATAATTGTTGTTGGTAATTTGTGCTAATCACTACTTATATTCTGCTGCATTATTATCAGTAATTGAAAATGGTCCTTAAGTCCTCGTCGCCACACATTCGATGAACATTGAAACTACACATCATCATCCCTCTTTGTATCCTTCTCAACCAGAATCACTCACTCagcttctctttttataaactAAACAAGAATATATAGTAGGATGATGCAGAGATTCATAACTGAAAGATCGAAGAAACAATTAACAACGGATTCCACTTGTGAAAAAGGCTCCAGTATCTGCTTACACTCCTCtgctcctccttctcatcctCCTCACCACTACCTTCATCTCTTCCCTCTGGTAATTTATTTACACTTTACACTCGTTTTCTCCATTTACTCTTGATTGCAGTGCTTGAATATGTTGTGCAATGCATGGAGTACTAGTATATATATACCCTTCGATTTCCATTGGATCGAGTCCAAATTATGACCTTAGGATTTTTTAGCCTCTAAGCACTATTGTGTTTGATACGGGGAGTTGTACCATAAATGGTCGACCCAAAGATTGAGTCCAATATTTTGATATAGCATAGGTGTACAATTTGGATTTTATTAAGTTGAACTCTAATGAGTTGACCTGATTGACTCACCCATAGCATAGATAATATCCGTATTACTATTAATATcttggaaaaaatataaattatattaaacccaaaatgatacaacaataaacggGGCATATCCCGCGGctagagaaaatcaaaagtctccctaatacaagaagacatatatcaagatgttaaaacaaatgcaacaggtgcacttgtctatacataagaaacttaatcttgttaataacctctattatagaaaattgataatcttcaaaaatcagttTGTTCCTAGACAGTCAGATGCAGCAGGCTGTAATTTTTATAGCCAGACAatgaaattttccttgaacacctgatgtggatctgcccctaattaaagagtcagtaatgcgcTGTAAAGAAGTGAAACGCCAACGGAAATGAGTCAAATCACGAATGTGAACCTaaacttggagagatttcctgcaagaaaagaacaaatgagcatttgactGAGTCTCATTTGAACATAGAGGATATCttaattttatatctaaaatattAAGGGATATAATTCAATCATATCTTACCCTATCATATCATATTTCTTCtggaatcataaaaataaagaaatgattATATCTTATCCTAATTAAATAACCTTGTATAACTCAAGCTACACCGGAGAGTAAGGTAAAATACATTTATATACCCCAATTATTGTTAATGACTTGAGCCATATAATAATACATTTTGCATGTCAGCATTTTGTCCATGGCATCCGTACAGTCTTCTAAAACGTCTGGATCAACAAAAAACACACTATCTAAGCAATTTCAAAGTTATTTCAAGGTTAGTCATTTATCCTCTGGCGTCAAtacccaaaaacaaaatagtggAATTGTATTGAGTAAGAAATTTCTAAAGCAGCTTTTTCCACAAATGTTTGGTTGAAAGTTTTGAATCGGGTCGTTAAATTTATGAAAGGTATTAATATAAGCATACACGAGTGGGTCTACGTAAAATGGAGGAAACTCAGGAATTGACAAGGACAACATCTACGAGGACCCAAACCAAACAATCCAGCTAATGTGTTTCTACCGTTACAATTCTAATGCATGCCTCTActcttgttattttattttgtcggTTTTGCTTTTCCCTTTCTAGCTCCTCTTTATAAGAAGGGATCATCTATTCTTCTTCACTTCAAGATTAGTTTTTGGAGTAACCAAAAGCAATGGCTAATACACCTTCGAATTCTTCAATTCTCCTCTCCCTTTTTCTATTGGCCATCGCCCTCTCCCTCGCTGGTTACTTCAAttccctctcttttttctttttgcaaccGTCACTGTTACTGTTACCTTTTTATGTTTCTTGCTTTCAACAAAAGCTATCTTACTTTTCCCGGAAAAGTGAAACCATAACTGTTTCTCTCCATCTCGATTTCATTAACTTCTTCTTCGCTTCTTGTTCTTGCAGAGTCCCAATCTTTCATCGGAGTAAACTACGGCCAGGTCGCCGACAACCTTCCGGCGCCGGAGGACACGGCCAGCCTCCTCAAATCCACCACCATCGGAAAAGTCCGTCTCTACGGCGCCGATCCCGCCATCATCAAGGCCCTCGCCAACTCCGGCATCGGAATCGTCATCGGCGCCTCCAACGGCGACATTGCGAGTCTCGCCGGCGATCCCAACGCGGCCACCCAGTGGGTTAACGCGAACGTCTTGCCCTACTACCCGGCGAGCAACATCACTC encodes the following:
- the LOC114408469 gene encoding probable receptor-like serine/threonine-protein kinase At4g34500, translating into MAASATSTGGALPELTNRTPLLGLKLYVLLLIVALIVIATVVLILVFVRRSRSSKKRKMRVKHSSGAIPLVSKEIVEVNTLELKIDPKKKEVEMEESASVESPNIGWGRWYSLKELENATEGFAEQNVIGEGGYGIVYKGILMDGSVVAVKNLLNNKGQAEKEFKVEVEAIGKVKHKNLVGLVGYCAEGAQRMLVYEYVDNGTLEQWLHGDVGPASPLTWDIRMKIAVGTAKGLAYLHEGLEPKVVHRDVKSSNILLDKKWNAKVSDFGLAKLLGSEKSYVTTRVMGTFGYVSPEYASTGMLNEGSDVYSFGILLMELITGRSPIDYSRPPGEMNLVDWFKGMVASRHGDELVDPLIDIQPSPRSLKRALLVCLRCIDLDVSKRPKMGQIVHMLEADDFPFRSELRTNREKDPAASSKIPYPTRHVEPADKSSWR